The Phragmites australis chromosome 1, lpPhrAust1.1, whole genome shotgun sequence genomic interval AATATGGCAAGCTAAAGGTAATTTGTAGCAATTTTAATTTTACTGCTATATCTTGTCAAtacctttttaatttttttccattcaATCATTTAGCTGAGGGACACACCAAGCTCTGTAAGGCCGGATGATCGAAGTGTCGGAACACAATCAGTCATTTTGGGCTCCTCCTCGACACAATTAGGAAGCACAGGCTCACCATCCATGGACTTTGTATACGAATACCTAATGAGTCGTTTTAAATCAAAGAAGCTATCTTCAGTTGTGGGTCACGAGGTGATACATACTCTTGGCAGTTATATTTCCATTCGAGTGCTATGTTGGCAACATTTTTATCTGTAGCATGTTTACAACTTTCCAACAACAAGCTGACCCCACCTTTCATGTCTATATACCAGGCTGTTACAAGCATCAACAACATGGTGGATGTGGCAAACAATAAGTTCTATTCAATTATAGACAGTATACATGACTTCATAAATCCTTTTGATAACCCAGCTAATGTCCAAGCAGTTCAGGATTTAACACAAGTGCTTGAGCAAACCGTCAAGTCATCTCTGAAGATAGCGGTTTTATCAACAGTTCGTAACATTCTCAGTACATGCCCAGAACATGCTAATTCCCCTGTTGGTCCACTGTCCGATGGAAGAAAAAACATATCCAGCATAGGGCCCCAGAGTACTGGAAGTAGCGAGGGATCAGGTATGTTCTTTGCAGGTACAATATACTTAATTATGGTAAGTGAAAAGAGTTTCAAATACCCTCAATCCTTACGTATACTTACTTCCAAACAACAGGTTACCCAAGAAGGCAAAGTGATGGTTCAAATGAGGATACCACACCATTTGTGCACCGTCCTGTTAGAGCTTCCAGTTCTGACCTAGGTCCATCTCAAGAATTAGAGACTCCTAATAATTCTGTCACTCATCTAGGTACTTATATATTCCTTTTCGATATACTTCTCTTCGGTGTACATACTGCTTTTTGAATCACTTCTATTTTGTGTACATACTCCTTTTCGATATACTTCTATTTGTTTGTATGTATGATAGTAACATTTTCTGAAATTAGAAGTCCTATGCAACATTAGAGCTTCCAGTTCTGACCTAGGTCCATCACAAGAATTAGAGACTCCTAATAATTCTGTCACTCATCTAGGTACTTATATATTCCTTTTCGATATACTTCTCTTCGGTGTACATACTGCTTTTTTGAAACACTTCTATTTGGCTAAAATATACATCGACATCGTTCTTATTATTCTGAGTATGTTTACCTCCTTGCTGTTGCCATCCTGATCTATTTGGGCCTCGCATACCTGAGTCATCGTCTTGTGAAGATTCCCCAATCTTTAGATCATCTAATAGTTGAGACATCGCATCCATGGTTTTCCTATATGTTTCTACATCCTTGTTTCCCCGTCTTGCAAGCTCCATTGATAACCTGCTAAGCATAGAATGCCTGTATGTTCTAGATGCCGCAGCATCCTCGTCATCTTTGTACCCCTGAAGATGTGATGGTATGTAGTCTCTTGCATTCTTTGTCCACCTTTTCAGGATATATCTATCTGGTATCTCAGATATTCCATATTGAAACATGACCTATCATAAAGGGATAACAGTTAATTATTTAATATGTAATTACTTCGCAAAGATTACGAATAGTAGACAAAAAGGATGGCATACCCTCAGTACGTGACAGCATAATATACCCTTCTGCTCAAACATTTTGCAGTTACAGGAGAATTCATTTCGATCGACATCTGCATAAACCTCATGTTCAAGGCGCCGCCACCAATTAGTAGAATCCTTGCACATGCGAATAACTTTGTGTACCTTTTCGGTTTCagatggctcaagcttgaatGATAAACTATCAACAAGCTGTTCACTGAATAAGTTAAACACACCTCTTGTATATATTCTTGCGGCATGTTTTTCTATTGGCGAATTTGTTTTGTTATCTACCTTTTCCTGCATTGTTCAATTACATATGAGTAAAAAACACAGTACTGCTCATAAAAAAAGGAGGATACCACAGCACTCACATTTTCAGTATGGAACTCTTCGGTGTCCTCAACCTGCAGCCTGTCTTGTAAGAATCTTTCATAGCCCTTCACAAATCCAAACATGATGCATGATGGTCCTATAAACTTCTTGAATACATGATTTGCAGACTCACTTCTCTGAGTAGTAGTCATTCCGGCAAAGAAATATTCTGCAAAGTACACAAATGCCCACTTTTCTTTAATATCCCATATCTGATTCAAATACACACTCTCCCGCAGACCATATCTTGACATCAATTCGCTCCATGCATATTCAAACTCTTCAACCGTGAGTGATTGGTTCAACACTTTGTGGAACTCTTCTTTGAACGGCGAACGCTTCCCGCTGTAAATGTTTCCTAGCCGTTCTTTGGCTTTCTTCAGCACATGCCACTTGCACACCCGGTGCGAAGTATTGGGAAACACTTCTCCAATTGCAACTTCCATGGCTCGACAATTGTCTGTCAACACAagcaaataaaattttataaacaCCATTGCAAGTACTACTATTTCACAGAACCGACAAATAATAgatacaaaattttaaaaaaggaTTCAACAAACAGCATGAGTAACCTGTAAGTATGGACTTTGGCTCCTTCCCATTCATGCACTTCTTAAAAGTTCCAAACAACCACTTGAATGATTCAATTGTCTCCTCTCTGAGCAATGCACCACCAAATATCGTGCTTTGATAATGATTATTCACCCCAACAAAAGGAGCAAATGGCATTTCATACTTATTCGTCCTGTAGGTAGTGTCAAATGTCACTACATCTCCAAACAACTCAAAATTCAGTCTAGATACTGCATGCGCCCAGAAAATATTCTTCACTCGGCATGCCTTGTCGACTTGAACACTATAAAAGAAGTTCTTACTCTTGGCCTCATTTTCCCGGAAGAAGTCCAGAGTTTTCTGAACATCGTCGCTGCATTCATCTCGCTTAATCGCATATGCTAACCTATCCATGGCCCTTCTATTAAATGGAACCATCGAAGGACCCCCATGCAACCCTGCCAACAGACCATACATGTTGGTTGACTTGATCCCACTATCCACCATGTCAGCAACAATACCTCTGGTGCCCTCATCAATTCGGTTGTGCGACTGGTAGTTCATAGTCACTCCAGTTCTTCCTTTCATGGAATGGTTGTGCTCTGTAACAAATTTTGTTAATGTCCACACATCATCACCGTTACTTCTATTCACCCGGACCATTGCTGGGCAACCCAGGCGCACAGAAGGTTTCTTTGTCTTTGAATTGTGCCCCTACAGGATGCATCACAAATACAATCTTAAATTCAGTACATCATTTGTACATCTATTTTAAAACTAACCAATAAAGAAGAGTATGTGCTATCTCACCTGGTGGGTGCAGCACATCTCCTGCATTGTTTTTTCTCCTGCCACATTCTTTCGATTTTTGTTATGACGAATACCAAAACCCATACGAATAGAGTACATGTTGTAAAAATTGAAGGCATCAGTATCTGTTTTGAAACCCTGTCCCACTCTCGGCACAAAAATCTCAGGATCGGAGTAATTTTCTGGTAATTCAGCATTCTGATCAATCTCTTCTAGCACAACCCTAAACAATATTAGAGAAACGAATTCAGCATTTGGCTCACTAACTTTTCACCCTATTCATAATACTCTCCACATTTTTAATATCTCGGTCGAATGCTATTCAGATCATGCACATGCTACCATTGATTGACATACTGCTACAAACATCAGCTAATACCTCTCAATTGGTTGAGTCGTATCCAATATTTCTTCAGGTACTCCCTCTGTCCAGTCATCATTCAATGACAACAGCCTTCGCACATTACAAAACAGAGGATCACTATGCTATATCAAAATAGATTATCAGGCTGCTAAGTCAAAGACAAATAAATATTTGAGTACTAAGAAAGGCGTATGCAGCCATGGTTATCAGTATGCACTAACACACTAATTACAGAACTAATTCTAATACTACCTTGGGAGGACTACGAGCTTCTATGTACACGTACCGCATGCCAAGATTACTGATGTCTTTCCTGTACACTAGATTCAGTACATCCGTTGCTGGTGGCGTATCCTCGTCCAGTGTCTCTAGAGTTTTCCCATCACCTGCATCAATTCGAATTACTGCACCACATGCGCTCGCCGAATGCTGCACTTCCGCCGTGTTTTGGCCACCATTAGCTCTACATTGTGCCACAATCTCCATGCTGCATACGTAGGAACACGAATTGGAATTTGCAGTTCTATTTTCCAACGAATGCGCACACGAGAATATACATACCTTAGACCCTCCGCATGATCTTCTCCATCACAACCGGCCGTCGAATGATGCAGTATCCACCTTGTCTTTCCCCAGTTGCATTCCGGCGTATACTCCATTCGTCCACGGCCGGCCGCTCTACGAACAATTTTTCCGTCGACGACGCAGGTAACACGAGCCCAGGCGAACGAAATAACAGATTCTTCGAgagaaacggagggagtatgcTGAGCAGGCCTCCCACGTCCACTTCACACGGATCAACGCCTGTTCTCACGGATAGtggtgtgcatgcatgcacatcgtTACTGGATACCCGGTAAGGTGGGAGTACGTACTCCTAAGAGTACAAAAAATgcgtcctatatatatatatatatatatataaaagactaaTATGAGGCATCAAATCTAGATCGAATGATCTAAAATTCAACAGATTTTAGATATCTATATCTGTCATCAGATAACTAGACgctccctttttttttcctttatattTTCTTGTCACTTTGCTGTAATAACCATTATGTACCACTCTATTCTACTCTTATTATGTCATTATACACTTATTGATACAGATTGTACCAAAAAAGGGTCATGACGGCCCTAACCACATGTCCCCATATAGATAAAATTTATGAACTCATCTTTAGGAAGATCAACTTGTTAACCGAGTGAGCCCAAAACCAGAAAGTCGATTCCGCTACTTAGCTTCCTAAGTACCATCTGGCGACGGTTAACACATAATAAAATGgctaaaatataaaattagacaacatacacgATCAAacttatcaaaatagataatatatcgtcgtatttacaattttagcattcgtattcggcaccttattttctaaaaattaactttcggtacaccgtacatcGAAAAACACGGGCCCGGCTATACTCAGTACACGAGCTGCCGAATATAGCACTATAGCTCATATTCGACACCTTATATACCGAAAATCAGGTGTATTTGACACACGAGGTACCGAATATGGTACTGCAACCCATATTCAATACCTCATATACCGAATATGGCGAATTCGgtacctcatgtgccgaatatagcgAATTCGGCACCACTGATTTTCGACACACGAGGTGCTGCTCGTGTGCCGAATAGCCGGGCCTGTGTTTTGTCACGCACGATATACCGAAAGTCACTTTTCGGTAAATAAGATACCGGatacaaatattaaaattataaatatgataatatgttACCTACTTCGATAAATAAAATCCCATATATTATCTAAATTTAGATTTTGAGCTCATAAAAATGGTGACCGACCTACCAACCATAGTACAGTTGAACTAGTAGCATGCCAGCTTGCCCGTACTACACTCCAACAACCTTACCGCAGTATCTGCCATGGCGGCCACCAGCCTCAGCCGATCCGCGACATTCCTGCCCGGGTGAGGCCAACCGCTTTGCTCCTCTCGGTAAATCGATCTAGCCCCAACTAAAAAGCAACGCCGAAATTAAAAAACAGGAGAAAAAAGAAGCTCGCAGAAGTGAgctcccaccaccaccaccaccaccacctcctctctctctctccgctcGCGCCACCACCGAACCCTCCGGTCCAAACCCCCTCCTCGCATCGCGTCGCATGCCGCCTCGCGCcacgaggcggcggcgcagctgacccccccccccgaccCCCTGGAGGCAGCAAACATGGGCGGCGTGACGTCCACCATCGCCGCGCGCTTCGCCTTCTTCCCGCCCACGCCACCGTCCTACACCGTCGTCGTCGCCGACACCGCCACCGGCCGCCTCGCCATCCCCGAGATCTCCCGGCCCCCGGCGCGCCGCCGGAGGAGGGACGGCGCCGGAGGGGactcctccggcgccgccgaggaggaggacggcacGGAGGTGGTGCGCCTCCGCACGCGCCGCGGGAACGAGATCGTGGGTGTGTACGTGCGCcacgcgcgggcctcctccacgATGCTCTACTCCCACGGGAACGCCGCCGACCTCGGCCAGATGTACGGGCTCTTCGTCGAGctcagccgccgcctccgcatCAGCATCTTCGGGTAATGCTATCCACCCCCTACTTCAGGTCGCACGATTGCCAATTTAGCTGGATTTGGCTGCGAGCAAGAGGGTTTTCCATTGGTGGAAACTTACGGGAGGGTTTTGGGAAAGGCGCGTGCTTGCAGGGGTGTTCGATTTCTGGCGTGCATTTATTGTTAGATCAGGTGTGCTTATTATTTCTTAACTGGTTGCTGCAATTATGTAAAGTGATGGGATTTATTCTAATTTTCGGACTTTGTAATGGCGATTTTCTGTTAGCACATGAAATTGGTGGAAAATAAGATCAGATCACACAATTGACCTATTTAGCTTTAGATACCTGTATTTACGGGAATAAATCAGTAAACAGCTACCTGTCCCTCTAGTATTACCAGTTTACAACTATAATTTGTACAGCCGTGGCAATAAACCCTTTTCGTACTGCTGTTTTCTCCCCAAagtcatttgattttgaattttgatgttAAGGAGACACTTGCATTTAGTGCATTGCTTCCGAGTTTTTGAGCAACATGAGGCATACATTTTACGGATCTTGTTCCAACGAAATAAGTAGGTAGGGGCTTCAGAGTACCAAGTACAGGAGTAAGCGGTGTGGTATTTTTTGTTTCGTAAAAAGAGAAGTCTTCACACAAAACGATAAACCGGAGAAGTTTGTAATGTAGGTTCAGGTTTAATAATGCCAGGCTATCTCTTCTTAGTTTTGCACTAAGAATGGCACTGTGCCCGACTTTGTAGGTGTGCCAACGAAGCAAGATAATGTATTCTGTGGAGGTATCTTGGATTTTACACCATGAACTTTTTCCATGCTGATGAGATGGTGCCTTGTATTTGGAGGCATGATTAGGGGGCCTGTCTGGTGGATTGATGCAGAGAGATGTGCATCATATTTTGGATTCCAAGGGATCTTTCTCTCTCATGTGTCAGCCTGCTGTAGGATGTGGATATTGCCTTTGTTATTGCTGAAGAAAATTTCCTTTCGTTATAATTCCATAGGATTTAATGTTAGACTGAGACTAAATTATGTTCTGTTAGTATAACTCTATTGCTAAACAGCATAATCATCTTATGTATTAAAAGCTTTACAAAATCTGCAAAGCGTATCCAGAAATGCTTACTCTTCTATCCCACGGAAATATGATTAGCTTGACAACTGAATCACTGCATTTTTAAGTGGTTGGTTTCTGTCTTGTGCTTTGTTTAGAGCAATGTTCAACCTCTCTCCATTGCTAAATAGGCTTCTCCTCTACACTGATGCTTTTGTGGTCAAAGTTAGTTCCCTACCCAAAAGAAAGCAGTTTAAGTTAGGAGAAGATTTTTTCTGGAAGTAATTTTTAACAGACCCATATGTTATTGCAGGTATGATTATGCTGGTTATGGGAGATCTATAGGGAAGGTATCCTCTGTTCTTTATGTTGGCTACTTCTTTATTAACTAAAGTAGCAAAGCTAATCTTCTCCCTAACCATATCTTAATAGACAGTTTATTTTTCCATTGAACAGCCCACTGAGTGTAATACATATGCAGACATTGAAGCAGCATATAACTGCCTCAAGGTAAAATATGGTGTTGCAGATGAGGATATAATCTTGTATGGTCAGTCTGTTGGAAGTGGTCCAACCATTGATCTTGCTTCACGATTGCGAAACTTGCGAGCTGTGGTTTTGCATAGTCCCATATTATCTGGACTAAGAGTACTATATCCAGTCAAACGGACCTTTTGGTTCGACATTTACAAGGTATATTTGTTCCTTCATTTCCCTAGAGTTATGGTTGCTAAATAACTGATATCTTTTCTCCCCTTTTCGTAGAACATCAACAAAATTGGCTTGGTAAATTGTCCAGTGCTTGTCATTCATGTGAGTTCTACTTTTttcccttattttttttcttttcactaGTGACCAGTTCTTACATTAGGTCCTTGGTGGGGTCAACTTTGGATATGATACACCAGTAGATTGAGCCTGAAGATAGCCGATTTCCCATTTGTGAGTAGAGTGTACGAAGTAGAAGCTTCATGAATAAATACTCCCTACTCACCAGTCACCAAGCCAAGTTTGGAAAATTTAAAAGTGAACAGTGGGATATGTCAGTAATACAGGCCTAACAACTGATATCTTGAAAATCACATGTTTGTTATCTAGTATATCGTAGTTGCCTTCCTAGAATTTTGTTTCTCTGGTTGTCATAACTGGATAATTCTTATACCAGGGTACATCAGACGATGTCGTTGACTGCTCCCATGGAAAACAGCtttgggagctttgtaaagtaAAATATTCACCGCTGTGGTTAAGTGGTGGTGGCCACTGCAATCTCGAGCTGTATCCTGATTATATTAGGCACTTGAAGAAGTTTGTATCGAGCCTTAGCAAAAAATCGTCAAAACCTGACCCTAAAGAGATAGCAGCAAAGGATGACACCACTAGTAAAGGCACAGAGGCCGCATGCTCAGACAAACCCCAAGAGGCTGCAAAGTGCTCACAGATCTCGCGGAAGAGACTAGATAGCCGAGTTGGGAAATCTAAAACAgtggatgttcctgagaaaccACAGATGACCTTAGATGATATCGACAAGTTACAGAGGAGAAGATGCTTGGTTTGGTGATGTGATCTTCTGCACAATTTGTGGAACAGTACCTGAATACTCTATAGCATGGGAATCAAGCAACTGTATTACATCATACTGCGAGGAATGGCATAAGTGGTTCCTGCAGTGGAGAAAAAAGAGCTGTTAAGTAAGGGAAAAGAATCAGGAAGCTACTATCATCCATCAAAGAGCTACTACTGAAAACTGGTAGTTCCTCGGTTAATTTAACACTTACACCATCAACCTGTTTTGCAGCACCAGTTAGGATTTCCATCATGTAAAAGTGTACCATTGTTGTCTGTAATCACGAGGGACCAATACAAACTTTTCCTGCCACTTTGTGCAAAGTCTAAAGCCTTGACGCAATCACGAGCACGATAGTCTATATCTGGGTGTACCAGTATAGGGTTCACATGAGTCGTGGATGCATGTGAGCTTTATCTCGTGTTCCGATCTACTGCTCTTGTATGCATTATGGAGTACATGTGAGAGATAACCTGACTGATGGAACGGCAACGGGCACACATCGCCATCATCAAGGTCAGGCTAGTCCCAGATGACAAACATCTGCTTAGTATTCATGATATTTTTAAATGGAATTTTAACCCGTGTTTGGGCAATTTTTGGTTAAATATATGTACTATATGTTAATAAACAATGGTAATATAAATGCAAATATGGTATTGTGGAAGTTGAAGTTGCGACTTAAGATCAAAATTTTCATGTGGTATTTAAAGAAAAAGGTTATCCTAACTAAATATCACTTAGCTACAAGAAATTGGAATGGTAACGAGAAATGCTGTTTTTAAGCAGTAATGAAACTATctaatatctttttttattgtcaTTTTGCTAAGTTTTTCAGAGAGCGTTTCATGTTTTCTTTAATTTAGAGCCACCCAACAATATAGATAATATGTTTGGTGATTGGTTTACCGGGGTGGGGAATAAACTAAAGGGGTATTTGATGGTGGGAGCAGCTGCTTTTTGCTTGGTATTATGGTTTAGTAGAAATGATATGGTTTTTTATAATACCGCTAAAATATCATATGCAGGTACTATACAGAGGGACGTATTGGCTCAGGTTTTGGGCACAGTAGCAGAGGTGTGAGGCGGACAAAGATGTGATGCGTTTGCATGCCGTACTTTGAAGGTGATGGTTATGCATATTTTTGTCAATCATAGAGGAGATTTAGCAATAGGTTTTGTGTCTAATAACAAGTTCTTCCATTCAAACTATATTGGTCTTTTTTAACTTTGTTTTATTCACATCATGTGTAATGTTTGCTGCTTTTTTTAATAAGTTACGATTATATGTCCTCGAGGGAGTAGATGCCGGGATTTTTTCATTATCTAGATGAAATATAATTCCCTTAGTATTCATATATGTACGTACCATTCACCATTCTTATGTACATCCTCTCTGTTCTGACAGTACAAACGAAACTCATATATATTTACATCGCCAGGAACTATAAAGCCTGGAAACCATAGGTAATCTGGCATGCCTCACACAACAAGCACATCTCTATGCAGCAATGATACAAACACAAATAAATCTCCATAGCTCTCAGCTCTCAAGCACTAATCTAATCCCTGCTGGTCACTGGCTAGCGTTAGGCGTGGTGGCCCTGCTGTCCCATGGAGCATGGACCGTTTTGGGGGAGAAGG includes:
- the LOC133884712 gene encoding protein FAR1-RELATED SEQUENCE 5-like translates to MEYTPECNWGKTRWILHHSTAGCDGEDHAEGLSMEIVAQCRANGGQNTAEVQHSASACGAVIRIDAGDGKTLETLDEDTPPATDVLNLVYRKDISNLGMRLLSLNDDWTEGVPEEILDTTQPIERVVLEEIDQNAELPENYSDPEIFVPRVGQGFKTDTDAFNFYNMYSIRMGFGIRHNKNRKNVAGEKTMQEMCCTHQGHNSKTKKPSVRLGCPAMVRVNRSNGDDVWTLTKFVTEHNHSMKGRTGVTMNYQSHNRIDEGTRGIVADMVDSGIKSTNMYGLLAGLHGGPSMVPFNRRAMDRLAYAIKRDECSDDVQKTLDFFRENEAKSKNFFYSVQVDKACRVKNIFWAHAVSRLNFELFGDVVTFDTTYRTNKYEMPFAPFVGVNNHYQSTIFGGALLREETIESFKWLFGTFKKCMNGKEPKSILTDNCRAMEVAIGEVFPNTSHRVCKWHVLKKAKERLGNIYSGKRSPFKEEFHKVLNQSLTVEEFEYAWSELMSRYGLRESVYLNQIWDIKEKWAFVYFAEYFFAGMTTTQRSESANHVFKKFIGPSCIMFGFVKGYERFLQDRLQVEDTEEFHTENEKVDNKTNSPIEKHAARIYTRGVFNLFSEQLVDSLSFKLEPSETEKVMFQYGISEIPDRYILKRWTKNARDYIPSHLQGYKDDEDAAASRTYRHSMLSRLSMELARRGNKDVETYRKTMDAMSQLLDDLKIGESSQDDDSGQNWKL
- the LOC133918370 gene encoding uncharacterized protein LOC133918370 isoform X2, producing the protein MGGVTSTIAARFAFFPPTPPSYTVVVADTATGRLAIPEISRPPARRRRRDGAGGDSSGAAEEEDGTEVVRLRTRRGNEIVGVYVRHARASSTMLYSHGNAADLGQMYGLFVELSRRLRISIFGYDYAGYGRSIGKPTECNTYADIEAAYNCLKVKYGVADEDIILYGQSVGSGPTIDLASRLRNLRAVVLHSPILSGLRVLYPVKRTFWFDIYKGTSDDVVDCSHGKQLWELCKVKYSPLWLSGGGHCNLELYPDYIRHLKKFVSSLSKKSSKPDPKEIAAKDDTTSKGTEAACSDKPQEAAKCSQISRKRLDSRVGKSKTVDVPEKPQMTLDDIDKLQRRRCLVW
- the LOC133918370 gene encoding uncharacterized protein LOC133918370 isoform X1 → MGGVTSTIAARFAFFPPTPPSYTVVVADTATGRLAIPEISRPPARRRRRDGAGGDSSGAAEEEDGTEVVRLRTRRGNEIVGVYVRHARASSTMLYSHGNAADLGQMYGLFVELSRRLRISIFGYDYAGYGRSIGKPTECNTYADIEAAYNCLKVKYGVADEDIILYGQSVGSGPTIDLASRLRNLRAVVLHSPILSGLRVLYPVKRTFWFDIYKNINKIGLVNCPVLVIHGTSDDVVDCSHGKQLWELCKVKYSPLWLSGGGHCNLELYPDYIRHLKKFVSSLSKKSSKPDPKEIAAKDDTTSKGTEAACSDKPQEAAKCSQISRKRLDSRVGKSKTVDVPEKPQMTLDDIDKLQRRRCLVW